The following proteins come from a genomic window of Gossypium raimondii isolate GPD5lz chromosome 5, ASM2569854v1, whole genome shotgun sequence:
- the LOC105770329 gene encoding NADP-dependent malic enzyme isoform X2 encodes MKNCGDLVDNKSAIVGGVGDMYSEDSATLDQPITPWTISVASGYSLMRDPRYNKGLAFTEKERDAHYLRGLLPPVVLSQELQEKKMMNLIRQYEVPLHRYIAMETNERLFYRLLIDNVEELLPVVYTPTVGEACQKYGSIFKHSQGLYISLKEKGKILETLKNWPERTVQVIVVTDGERILGLGDLGCQGMGIPVGKLALYTALGGVRPSLCLPITIDVGTNNEKLLNDEFYIGLRQKRATGKEYDELLQEFMYAVKQNYGEKVLIQFEDFANHNAFELLARYSSSHLVFNDDIQGTAAVVLAGLLSALRLLGGTLADHTFLFLGAGEAGTGIADLIALEISEQNGKPIEENRKNIWLVDSKGLIVSSRKESLQDFKKPWAHEHEPITGLINAVKAIKPTVLIGTSGVGKQFTKEIVEDMASFNKTPLIMALSNPTSQAECTAEEAYTWSEGRAIFASGSPFDPFEYEGKTFVPGQANNAYIFPGFGLGVIMAGSIRVHNGMLLAASKALASQVAEEHYEKGMIYPPLTNIRKISANIAAKVAAKAYELGLASHLPQPEDLVESAEKCMYSPVYRSYL; translated from the exons ATGAAGAACTGTGGTGATTTAGTGGATAACAAGTCGGCTATAGTCGGTGGTGTTGGGGATATGTACAGTGAGGATAGTGCCACATTGGATCAACCTATCACCCCATGGACTATCTCTGTTGCTAG TGGGTATTCATTGATGCGTGATCCACGGTATAACAAAGGGCTTGCCTTCACTGAGAAAGAGAGAGATGCACATTACCTGCGTGGCCTTCTTCCCCCTGTAGTTCTCAGTCAGGAACTCCaggagaagaagatgatgaatctGATTCGCCAATACGAAGTTCCTTTGCATCGATACATTGCAATG GAGACGAATGAACGACTCTTTTACAGGCTTCTCATTGATAACGTGGAAGAACTGCTTCCAGTTGTGTACACTCCAACAGTGGGTGAGGCTTGCCAAAAATATGGCAGCATTTTCAAGCACTCTCAGGGTCTTTACATCAGTTTGAAAGAGAA GGGGAAGATTCTTGAAACACTGAAAAACTGGCCCGAGAGAACTGTTCAAGTCATTGTTGTGACTGATGGTGAGAGAATTTTGGGACTTGGGGATCTTGGTTGCCAG GGAATGGGCATACCAGTAGGAAAACTTGCTCTATACACAGCTCTCGGTGGAGTCCGTCCTTCACTA TGCTTGCCTATTACTATTGATGTTGGGACAAACAACGAGAAGTTGTTAAATGACGAGTTTTATATCGGACTTAGGCAAAAGAGGGCTACCGGAAAG GAATATGATGAACTTCTACAAGAGTTCATGTATGCAGTGAAACAGAATTATGGAGAGAAAGTTCTAATACAG TTTGAAGATTTTGCAAACCACAATGCATTTGAACTATTGGCAAGATACAGTTCTTCTCATCTCGTTTTCAATGACGATATACAG GGAACAGCGGCAGTGGTTCTGGCTGGGCTTCTTTCAGCCCTGAGACTACTAGGTGGAACTCTCGCCGACCATACGTTTTTGTTCCTGGGTGCTGGTGAG GCCGGAACTGGTATAGCTGACCTCATTGCTCTTGAGATTTCAGAGCAG AACGGAAAACCGATCGAGGAGAACCGCAAGAACATTTGGCTCGTAGACTCAAAG GGATTAATCGTTAGCTCTCGCAAGGAATCACTTCAAGACTTCAAGAAACCTTGGGCTCATGAGCATGAACCTATCACAGGACTCATAAATGCTGTCAAG GCAATCAAGCCAACTGTCTTGATTGGAACATCTGGAGTAGGAAAACAATTCACAAAGGAGATTGTTGAGGATATGGCATCATTCAATAAG ACACCTCTTATCATGGCTCTATCAAACCCTACATCACAAGCTGAGTGTACAGCAGAAGAAGCATATACATGGAGTGAG GGTCGTGCAATCTTTGCCAGTGGAAGCCCGTTTGATCCCTTTGAATATGAAGGCAAAACCTTTGTGCCTGGCCAG GCAAATAATGCTTACATTTTCCCTGGATTTGGTTTGGGTGTCATAATGGCTGGTTCAATTCGGGTTCATAATGGCATGCTTTTGGCAGCCT CCAAAGCTTTGGCTTCACAAGTGGCAGAGGAACACTACGAGAAGGGAATGATTTACCCACCACTCACCAATATCAGAAAGATATCAGCCAATATTGCTGCTAAAGTTGCTGCCAAGGCATATGAACTCG GTCTGGCTTCTCATCTTCCTCAGCCTGAGGATCTTGTTGAATCTGCTGAGAAATGCATGTACAGCCCTGTCTACAGAAGTTACCTTTGA
- the LOC105770329 gene encoding NADP-dependent malic enzyme isoform X1, which yields MKNCGDLVDNKSAIVGGVGDMYSEDSATLDQPITPWTISVASGYSLMRDPRYNKGLAFTEKERDAHYLRGLLPPVVLSQELQEKKMMNLIRQYEVPLHRYIAMVGLQETNERLFYRLLIDNVEELLPVVYTPTVGEACQKYGSIFKHSQGLYISLKEKGKILETLKNWPERTVQVIVVTDGERILGLGDLGCQGMGIPVGKLALYTALGGVRPSLCLPITIDVGTNNEKLLNDEFYIGLRQKRATGKEYDELLQEFMYAVKQNYGEKVLIQFEDFANHNAFELLARYSSSHLVFNDDIQGTAAVVLAGLLSALRLLGGTLADHTFLFLGAGEAGTGIADLIALEISEQNGKPIEENRKNIWLVDSKGLIVSSRKESLQDFKKPWAHEHEPITGLINAVKAIKPTVLIGTSGVGKQFTKEIVEDMASFNKTPLIMALSNPTSQAECTAEEAYTWSEGRAIFASGSPFDPFEYEGKTFVPGQANNAYIFPGFGLGVIMAGSIRVHNGMLLAASKALASQVAEEHYEKGMIYPPLTNIRKISANIAAKVAAKAYELGLASHLPQPEDLVESAEKCMYSPVYRSYL from the exons ATGAAGAACTGTGGTGATTTAGTGGATAACAAGTCGGCTATAGTCGGTGGTGTTGGGGATATGTACAGTGAGGATAGTGCCACATTGGATCAACCTATCACCCCATGGACTATCTCTGTTGCTAG TGGGTATTCATTGATGCGTGATCCACGGTATAACAAAGGGCTTGCCTTCACTGAGAAAGAGAGAGATGCACATTACCTGCGTGGCCTTCTTCCCCCTGTAGTTCTCAGTCAGGAACTCCaggagaagaagatgatgaatctGATTCGCCAATACGAAGTTCCTTTGCATCGATACATTGCAATGGTAGGTCTTCAG GAGACGAATGAACGACTCTTTTACAGGCTTCTCATTGATAACGTGGAAGAACTGCTTCCAGTTGTGTACACTCCAACAGTGGGTGAGGCTTGCCAAAAATATGGCAGCATTTTCAAGCACTCTCAGGGTCTTTACATCAGTTTGAAAGAGAA GGGGAAGATTCTTGAAACACTGAAAAACTGGCCCGAGAGAACTGTTCAAGTCATTGTTGTGACTGATGGTGAGAGAATTTTGGGACTTGGGGATCTTGGTTGCCAG GGAATGGGCATACCAGTAGGAAAACTTGCTCTATACACAGCTCTCGGTGGAGTCCGTCCTTCACTA TGCTTGCCTATTACTATTGATGTTGGGACAAACAACGAGAAGTTGTTAAATGACGAGTTTTATATCGGACTTAGGCAAAAGAGGGCTACCGGAAAG GAATATGATGAACTTCTACAAGAGTTCATGTATGCAGTGAAACAGAATTATGGAGAGAAAGTTCTAATACAG TTTGAAGATTTTGCAAACCACAATGCATTTGAACTATTGGCAAGATACAGTTCTTCTCATCTCGTTTTCAATGACGATATACAG GGAACAGCGGCAGTGGTTCTGGCTGGGCTTCTTTCAGCCCTGAGACTACTAGGTGGAACTCTCGCCGACCATACGTTTTTGTTCCTGGGTGCTGGTGAG GCCGGAACTGGTATAGCTGACCTCATTGCTCTTGAGATTTCAGAGCAG AACGGAAAACCGATCGAGGAGAACCGCAAGAACATTTGGCTCGTAGACTCAAAG GGATTAATCGTTAGCTCTCGCAAGGAATCACTTCAAGACTTCAAGAAACCTTGGGCTCATGAGCATGAACCTATCACAGGACTCATAAATGCTGTCAAG GCAATCAAGCCAACTGTCTTGATTGGAACATCTGGAGTAGGAAAACAATTCACAAAGGAGATTGTTGAGGATATGGCATCATTCAATAAG ACACCTCTTATCATGGCTCTATCAAACCCTACATCACAAGCTGAGTGTACAGCAGAAGAAGCATATACATGGAGTGAG GGTCGTGCAATCTTTGCCAGTGGAAGCCCGTTTGATCCCTTTGAATATGAAGGCAAAACCTTTGTGCCTGGCCAG GCAAATAATGCTTACATTTTCCCTGGATTTGGTTTGGGTGTCATAATGGCTGGTTCAATTCGGGTTCATAATGGCATGCTTTTGGCAGCCT CCAAAGCTTTGGCTTCACAAGTGGCAGAGGAACACTACGAGAAGGGAATGATTTACCCACCACTCACCAATATCAGAAAGATATCAGCCAATATTGCTGCTAAAGTTGCTGCCAAGGCATATGAACTCG GTCTGGCTTCTCATCTTCCTCAGCCTGAGGATCTTGTTGAATCTGCTGAGAAATGCATGTACAGCCCTGTCTACAGAAGTTACCTTTGA